One genomic segment of Synechocystis sp. LKSZ1 includes these proteins:
- a CDS encoding CBS domain-containing protein translates to MNKTVGEVMTPNPITVTPETPLQTAIKLLAEHRISGLPVVDDQQKLVGVISDTDLMWQESGVDAPPYIMLLDSIIYLQNPARYEKELHKALGQTVGEVMNDMPISIQPTRTLREAAHLMNDKKIRRLPVLDPETHKVLGILTQGDIIRDMAQG, encoded by the coding sequence ATGAATAAAACCGTCGGGGAAGTGATGACCCCTAATCCCATCACGGTTACACCGGAAACCCCCCTGCAAACTGCTATTAAACTTCTGGCTGAACATCGTATCAGCGGCCTGCCCGTGGTCGATGACCAGCAAAAATTAGTCGGCGTGATCTCTGATACCGATTTGATGTGGCAAGAATCTGGTGTGGATGCGCCCCCCTACATCATGCTCCTGGATAGTATTATCTACCTACAAAATCCCGCCCGTTACGAAAAAGAACTACACAAGGCCCTAGGCCAGACCGTCGGCGAAGTGATGAATGATATGCCCATTAGCATCCAACCGACCCGAACCCTGCGGGAAGCGGCCCACCTGATGAACGATAAAAAAATCCGCCGTTTACCGGTATTAGATCCAGAAACCCACAAAGTACTTGGCATTCTGACCCAGGGGGACATTATTCGAGACATGGCCCAGGGCTAG